In Deltaproteobacteria bacterium, a single window of DNA contains:
- a CDS encoding amidase: MSSHDEFAFLDATAQAELVRSKEVQPIELVEAAIERIERLNPSLNAVITPMYDLAREAAKGEIPDGPFTGVPFLMKDIGAYYAGVRMAMGTALLRDFVPDHDSELTIRQKKAGLISLGKTNTPELGLLPTTEPHLFGPSRNPWNTERTTGGSSGGSSAAVASGLVPMAHANDGGGSIRIPASCCGVFGLKPNRARNSLAPDFGDMFSGLVIEHAVTRSVRDSAALLDATSGPVVGDPYWAPPPARPFLEEVGVDPGRLRIAFTTAAVTGTPVHADCLAAVRDAAVLCEELGHEVVEAAPATPGGEEMFAQAFTVLWAGGLASTINGIALLTNQTPQPDNYEPLTWALYEQGRQFSASDYLLSIQMLQRVARDIAKFFVDYNILLTPVLGEPPVPIGTFDAPEENPMQAWERVVQFAPFTATFNATGQPAMSVPLFWNEEGLPVGAHFVGRFGDEATLFRLAAQLEQARPWADRRPPVSV, translated from the coding sequence ATGTCGAGTCATGACGAATTTGCTTTTCTTGACGCCACAGCCCAGGCGGAACTGGTGCGCTCGAAGGAGGTTCAACCCATCGAGCTGGTCGAGGCGGCCATTGAGCGTATTGAACGTTTGAACCCGAGCCTTAACGCGGTCATCACGCCGATGTACGACCTGGCGCGTGAGGCGGCCAAAGGTGAAATCCCTGACGGGCCGTTTACCGGGGTGCCTTTTCTGATGAAGGACATCGGGGCCTATTATGCTGGGGTGCGCATGGCCATGGGAACGGCCCTCCTGCGTGATTTTGTGCCTGATCATGACAGTGAACTGACAATAAGGCAAAAAAAGGCCGGTCTGATCTCCCTGGGCAAAACTAACACGCCGGAGCTCGGCCTTCTCCCCACGACCGAGCCTCACCTCTTCGGCCCCAGCCGTAACCCCTGGAACACTGAGAGGACCACCGGCGGTTCCAGTGGGGGTTCGTCCGCGGCGGTCGCTTCGGGTCTGGTTCCCATGGCCCACGCCAATGACGGCGGCGGCTCCATCCGCATTCCAGCCTCCTGCTGCGGGGTCTTTGGCCTGAAACCCAACCGGGCGCGCAACTCCCTGGCCCCTGATTTTGGTGATATGTTCTCCGGCCTGGTCATTGAGCATGCTGTCACGCGCTCGGTGCGTGACAGCGCCGCCCTGCTAGACGCCACCTCAGGCCCGGTTGTCGGCGACCCCTACTGGGCGCCGCCGCCGGCCCGCCCTTTTCTTGAGGAGGTCGGGGTGGATCCCGGACGGCTGCGCATCGCCTTTACCACTGCTGCGGTTACCGGAACACCGGTGCATGCCGACTGCCTCGCCGCGGTGCGTGACGCGGCCGTGCTGTGTGAGGAGCTGGGACATGAAGTGGTCGAAGCGGCGCCAGCGACTCCAGGGGGTGAAGAGATGTTCGCGCAGGCCTTCACCGTTCTGTGGGCCGGAGGGTTGGCTTCGACCATCAATGGAATAGCCCTGCTAACCAATCAAACCCCTCAGCCAGATAATTACGAGCCGCTTACCTGGGCCCTGTACGAGCAGGGGCGTCAGTTTAGCGCCTCGGACTACCTTCTTTCGATACAGATGCTGCAAAGGGTTGCTCGCGATATCGCCAAATTTTTCGTGGATTACAACATACTGCTCACGCCGGTGCTGGGTGAGCCGCCCGTTCCTATCGGCACCTTTGACGCGCCAGAGGAAAATCCCATGCAGGCCTGGGAGCGCGTGGTTCAGTTCGCCCCCTTTACGGCCACCTTTAACGCCACCGGGCAGCCGGCCATGTCAGTGCCGCTTTTCTGGAACGAGGAAGGTCTTCCGGTGGGTGCTCATTTTGTGGGGCGCTTCGGCGATGAGGCTACCCTTTTCCGGCTGGCGGCCCAGCTTGAACAGGCCCGGCCCTGGGCTGACCGCCGACCGCCGGTTTCTGTATGA
- a CDS encoding J domain-containing protein, with protein MEHYYQVLNLAPNAGASEIKQAYRRLAKQFHPDSARLGAGDAARFQEVYEAYQALMGNLPGYKRDFQAPAASYTGFRPPETDEWQFKGIYHEGLNVIYVIEVSLAAAQPGLRLYLPWKKEETCPRCLGLGHSYETQPQAQCFTRVACARCETQGVISHNTIIEVNVPADAMERGEYRLRGRGHYDPFTAVRGDLIVKFETDSCCPGWKARSYNA; from the coding sequence ATGGAACACTATTATCAAGTCCTGAATCTGGCGCCTAATGCTGGCGCGAGTGAAATCAAACAGGCTTACCGGCGGCTGGCCAAGCAGTTTCACCCTGATTCAGCCCGGTTAGGGGCCGGTGATGCGGCCCGGTTTCAGGAGGTCTATGAGGCCTACCAGGCCCTGATGGGGAATCTGCCAGGATACAAACGCGATTTTCAGGCGCCGGCTGCTTCCTATACAGGCTTCAGGCCGCCTGAGACTGATGAATGGCAGTTCAAAGGAATCTACCATGAAGGCTTAAATGTGATTTATGTGATCGAGGTCTCTTTAGCGGCCGCCCAGCCAGGGCTAAGGCTTTACCTGCCATGGAAAAAGGAAGAAACCTGCCCCCGCTGTCTGGGCCTCGGCCACTCCTACGAAACTCAACCCCAGGCGCAATGTTTTACACGCGTGGCCTGTGCTCGGTGCGAAACACAGGGCGTGATCAGTCATAACACCATCATCGAGGTCAATGTCCCGGCTGACGCCATGGAGCGCGGCGAGTACAGACTCAGAGGCCGGGGTCATTACGATCCTTTCACGGCTGTCCGGGGGGACCTGATCGTCAAGTTTGAGACCGATTCCTGCTGCCCGGGATGGAAGGCCCGGTCTTACAACGCTTAG
- a CDS encoding NAD(P)H-dependent oxidoreductase, producing MKILAINSSARSGGQSKTEMMLTALVKGMREAGAEVEVVNLRQKNVKYCIGCFTCWTKTPGRCVHKDDMTNELFPKWLESDLVIHATPLYHYTMNAAMKTFIERTLPVNMPFFEERNGVTSHPPRHTQPSVVMISVAGFPEKSVFNQLKSYANYLFHDRLVAEIYRPAAEFMTSGLFMEETRDILEATEQAGRELVKSMKISPETMARITQPVGDFESIAPMGNLMWKTCIAEGVTPKEFNQKGMIPRPDSIDTFMTILKIGFNPEAAGDMKGVFQFNFSSEVEGSCHFIIDRGNIEAVSGQSENPDLTIEAPFEVWMDIMTNKADGQEMLVQQKYRTDGDLALLMRMNQLFGR from the coding sequence ATGAAAATACTTGCTATTAATTCCAGCGCCCGCTCTGGAGGGCAGAGTAAAACCGAAATGATGTTGACCGCTTTGGTCAAAGGCATGCGCGAGGCTGGGGCTGAGGTCGAAGTCGTTAACCTGCGCCAGAAAAACGTCAAGTACTGCATCGGCTGTTTCACCTGCTGGACCAAGACCCCCGGCCGGTGCGTTCACAAGGATGACATGACCAATGAGCTGTTCCCCAAATGGCTTGAGTCCGATCTGGTTATCCACGCCACGCCCCTTTACCACTACACCATGAACGCCGCCATGAAGACCTTTATCGAGCGGACGCTTCCGGTTAACATGCCGTTTTTCGAGGAGCGCAACGGCGTCACCAGCCATCCCCCGCGGCATACCCAGCCATCAGTGGTGATGATTTCCGTGGCCGGATTCCCCGAGAAAAGCGTTTTCAATCAGCTCAAATCCTATGCTAATTACCTTTTTCACGACAGGCTCGTGGCTGAAATCTACCGGCCAGCCGCCGAGTTTATGACATCGGGGTTATTTATGGAAGAGACCAGAGACATACTCGAAGCCACCGAGCAGGCCGGCCGGGAACTGGTAAAGTCCATGAAAATTTCCCCTGAGACCATGGCCCGGATAACCCAGCCGGTCGGTGATTTTGAATCCATCGCCCCCATGGGCAACCTGATGTGGAAGACCTGCATTGCCGAAGGGGTAACCCCCAAGGAGTTCAATCAGAAAGGCATGATCCCAAGACCTGACTCCATTGATACCTTCATGACCATCCTCAAGATAGGGTTCAATCCCGAGGCCGCGGGCGACATGAAGGGTGTCTTTCAGTTTAACTTTTCCAGTGAGGTGGAAGGCTCATGCCATTTCATCATTGATCGTGGAAACATAGAAGCAGTATCCGGCCAGAGCGAGAACCCCGACCTGACCATCGAGGCCCCTTTTGAGGTCTGGATGGATATCATGACCAACAAGGCCGACGGCCAGGAGATGCTTGTTCAGCAGAAGTACCGGACCGATGGCGACCTGGCCCTGCTGATGAGGATGAATCAGCTGTTTGGCAGATAA
- a CDS encoding MerR family transcriptional regulator — protein MSETKTLKPSEKKKPVPPGLKMKELVRATGVPKSTILHYLKEGLLPLPIKTSRNMAYYDPACVERITFIKLMQSKHRLPLAVIKNLINKQEQSREVEPLVELSAAIFGRADQELLDKKTFCQATGFTRREVDDLVGAGLLMPLEKDRFDTEDLAIGHTLFRGKELGITIEESAFYLPLARQIVDHEMALQARRTQDLSMEDMAAFTLEITKSARALRAYIVDRIFQHRIMSGKGEGGPGEKNKSAHGPSCLVRHRAL, from the coding sequence ATGTCTGAAACCAAAACCTTAAAACCCTCCGAAAAAAAGAAACCCGTGCCTCCAGGACTCAAGATGAAGGAACTGGTCAGGGCCACCGGTGTGCCCAAGTCAACTATCCTCCATTACCTGAAAGAGGGACTCCTGCCTCTACCGATCAAGACCAGCCGCAACATGGCTTACTACGACCCGGCCTGCGTGGAGCGTATCACCTTTATCAAGCTGATGCAGTCCAAACACCGTCTCCCCCTGGCCGTGATCAAGAACCTGATCAACAAGCAGGAACAGAGCCGGGAGGTTGAGCCGCTGGTTGAGCTGAGCGCGGCCATCTTCGGCCGAGCCGACCAGGAGCTTCTGGACAAGAAGACCTTCTGCCAGGCCACGGGTTTTACGCGGCGCGAGGTGGACGACCTTGTAGGCGCCGGACTGCTGATGCCGCTGGAAAAGGACCGTTTCGACACCGAGGACCTGGCTATCGGCCACACCCTATTCCGGGGTAAGGAACTGGGGATTACCATCGAGGAATCCGCCTTCTATCTCCCTTTGGCCCGGCAGATTGTTGACCATGAGATGGCCCTGCAGGCTCGCCGCACCCAGGACCTCTCCATGGAGGATATGGCCGCCTTTACCCTTGAGATCACCAAGTCGGCCAGGGCCCTCAGGGCTTACATCGTGGACCGGATTTTTCAGCACCGCATCATGTCCGGGAAAGGAGAAGGCGGGCCGGGAGAAAAAAATAAATCGGCCCACGGCCCTAGCTGCTTGGTGAGGCACAGGGCCTTATGA
- a CDS encoding integration host factor subunit beta, which produces MNKSQLIEELAMREGLTLKTAELIVNNFFDSIADGLKQEERAEIRGFGSFKVKSYDGYTGRNPKTGEPSEVKPKKLPSFKVGKELKERVDDFNLERKKF; this is translated from the coding sequence ATGAACAAATCTCAATTAATCGAAGAATTGGCTATGCGCGAAGGACTGACCCTTAAAACGGCCGAGTTGATCGTCAATAACTTCTTCGATTCCATTGCAGACGGCCTGAAGCAGGAAGAAAGGGCGGAGATCAGAGGCTTCGGATCGTTCAAGGTGAAAAGCTACGACGGTTATACCGGCCGAAACCCTAAAACAGGTGAGCCCAGTGAGGTCAAGCCCAAGAAACTACCAAGTTTCAAAGTGGGTAAGGAATTAAAAGAACGAGTGGACGATTTTAACCTGGAAAGAAAAAAATTTTAA
- a CDS encoding nitroreductase: MDLIEAIRTRKSVRGYKPDPVDKEILREILEIATCAPSADNSQPWEIIVVAGQALDDIKKGNIEALISGKTPTSDAPHQPYQGVYKKRQVELAVQIFQLMDIARDDKEKRNAWMQRGFRFFDAPAAFILYTDNSLDPRRAASDVGGLAQTICLTALNYGLGTCITTQGTMFSDVVRRFTGIPKAKQIYWSITIGYPDWEFPANKVQSARAPLETITTWLGFE; this comes from the coding sequence ATGGACCTTATCGAGGCCATCCGAACTAGAAAGAGCGTCAGGGGTTATAAACCCGATCCGGTTGACAAGGAAATCCTGAGAGAAATCCTGGAAATCGCAACTTGCGCGCCGTCAGCAGACAACAGCCAGCCCTGGGAGATCATCGTCGTTGCCGGGCAGGCCTTGGATGACATCAAGAAAGGCAATATCGAGGCGTTGATCTCCGGAAAGACCCCCACTTCGGATGCCCCGCACCAGCCTTATCAAGGCGTTTACAAAAAGCGGCAGGTTGAGCTCGCGGTGCAGATTTTTCAGTTGATGGATATCGCCAGGGATGACAAGGAGAAGCGGAACGCATGGATGCAGAGAGGTTTTCGTTTTTTTGACGCCCCGGCGGCCTTCATTCTTTATACGGACAACTCACTTGACCCCCGGCGCGCCGCTTCGGACGTCGGCGGGCTGGCTCAGACCATCTGTCTAACCGCGCTGAACTACGGCCTGGGCACCTGCATCACCACGCAAGGCACCATGTTCTCGGATGTGGTCAGGCGGTTTACGGGTATTCCCAAGGCCAAGCAAATTTACTGGAGTATCACTATTGGCTACCCGGACTGGGAATTCCCGGCAAATAAAGTTCAATCCGCACGAGCGCCTCTCGAAACCATTACAACCTGGCTGGGTTTTGAATAG
- a CDS encoding DUF169 domain-containing protein, with amino-acid sequence MDFKKVNEALNQYIRPQTFPLALKLCQSEEDLPEKARQPLKDLGYPVTLCQAMGLSRRFGWTLAVGKDDQCCLGGAATMGFLKELPGEGFPFSAEKCFEPGKYSYLVSAALERAEFEPDVVLIYGNSAQVMRLAQAASRGMEGSVSAVATGLGDCGDIVAGTVRGNECRVVLPSGGDRIFGSTQDHEIIFTIPGDKVQGVATALGDTHKAGFRYPILTDLRHRPELPPFLKIPEGS; translated from the coding sequence ATGGATTTTAAAAAAGTAAACGAAGCCCTTAATCAGTATATCAGGCCTCAGACATTTCCCCTGGCTCTCAAGCTGTGCCAATCTGAAGAAGATCTTCCGGAAAAAGCAAGGCAGCCGCTCAAGGACCTGGGATATCCGGTGACCCTGTGTCAGGCCATGGGCCTGTCGAGGCGTTTCGGGTGGACACTGGCCGTGGGTAAGGATGATCAGTGCTGCCTGGGCGGCGCCGCGACCATGGGCTTCCTGAAGGAACTACCCGGCGAGGGATTTCCTTTTTCCGCCGAGAAATGTTTCGAGCCTGGAAAGTACAGTTACCTTGTGTCAGCGGCTCTTGAACGGGCTGAGTTCGAACCGGATGTGGTGCTCATTTACGGGAACTCCGCCCAAGTCATGAGGCTGGCTCAGGCGGCCAGCCGCGGCATGGAAGGGAGCGTATCCGCCGTTGCCACCGGCTTGGGTGACTGCGGTGACATCGTGGCTGGCACGGTCCGCGGTAATGAATGCCGGGTCGTCCTTCCCTCAGGAGGCGATCGCATCTTCGGCTCAACCCAGGATCATGAGATCATCTTCACCATTCCCGGAGACAAGGTCCAAGGGGTCGCCACGGCGCTGGGAGACACACACAAGGCGGGCTTTAGATACCCGATCCTGACTGACCTGAGGCATCGTCCGGAGCTGCCGCCTTTCCTCAAGATTCCTGAAGGCTCATAA